Part of the Sporomusa termitida genome, TTGCATCAGCGGGCCGAGAAACACCGTGTGGCTGATAGTTCCGCAGGTTGCTCCTGCCGCTCCCTCAGCCCCGTCGTCTGCCAGCTCGACAGACAGATTTTCCGGACGTACCAGGGCAATGACAGCCGTGCCGGCGGGCAGATCCCGCAGTTGCGCGGGCAAAGGCAGCACCAGGCCGGCGACATGGACTTGGCTGTTTTTTATCCCACCGGCAAGGCGGTTGATATTCCCGACAAAACAGGCGACGAATTCAGTGGCCGGCGCCTGATAAATGGTTTCCGGGTCGCCAATCTGCACGATCTTGCCCTGCTCCATCACCGCAACCCGGTCCCCCAATTCGAAAGCCTCCTCCTGGTCATGCGTGACAATGACGGTGGTAATCCCCAGCTTCCGCTGCAGCGATTTGATCTCGTTGCGCAAGTGCTGCCGGATTTTCACATCAAGGGCGCTGAGCGGCTCGTCCAGCAATAAAATATCCGGTTTGGGCGCCAATGCCCGGGCGAGGGCCACCCGCTGCTGTTGTCCGCCGCTTAACTGATTGGGCTTTTTATGGGCCTGGTCCTGCAGGTTGACAATATGCAGCAGCTCCGCCACCCGGCTGTCGATGACCGCCCCGCCGGCTTTGCGGATTTTGAGGCCGAAGGCCACGTTTTCCCCTACCGTCATATTGGGAAAGAGAGCGTAATTCTGAAAGACAAAGCCGATGCCCCTTTTTTGCGGAGGCAGAC contains:
- a CDS encoding ABC transporter ATP-binding protein, which codes for MTRSIDVRDLTMKYGQATALDHVSLLVEQGEFLAILGPSGCGKSTLLNLIAGLQSAVQGEIYVGEQRIDGLPPQKRGIGFVFQNYALFPNMTVGENVAFGLKIRKAGGAVIDSRVAELLHIVNLQDQAHKKPNQLSGGQQQRVALARALAPKPDILLLDEPLSALDVKIRQHLRNEIKSLQRKLGITTVIVTHDQEEAFELGDRVAVMEQGKIVQIGDPETIYQAPATEFVACFVGNINRLAGGIKNSQVHVAGLVLPLPAQLRDLPAGTAVIALVRPENLSVELADDGAEGAAGATCGTISHTVFLGPLMQLHIRLDEGQTVMAIVPQAKARQENLTAGRRVALRADLYQIVRA